The Thalassospira sp. ER-Se-21-Dark genome includes a region encoding these proteins:
- a CDS encoding HAMP domain-containing sensor histidine kinase, with protein sequence MAGFHWSGNQRLSLVGRYTLLSVGVVVCALLALSFFYQRFSNELIDRLTGERLSAQVAATSNKLSAFLDARIYQLVTLSNHPALPAFIESPNSPQAEEALTLLRVEADSPDLYGVLFFDWYDNLDRLVAGQAASGPPYWSKYGWDISGLPRVEHEGIEFIGPKLPDNGNSGWILMRAHIRDTGLGQNTSVALHVRLASLTELLASAGVSGVIDPLLRTPGGIVLDATGRPTEVNGELIEGPSILPGWNLVMSVRPGTILQPIDETRFWLTVTAAVIIVVILAIFFALSRSLRRRVDTLVQGAHSIASGDLYYRLPEGRRRDEISTVAKAFNTMAWQLKDLIDRTVRAEKLAVLGQFATGVAHEVRNPLATMKTTVQALVRKEPDGERKTLLDDMGHQIDRLSRVVNDLLAYGRPGEACPQNTEVRDLFRQSSRVLTPVAEEAQVRFYTSGDSRLTIFVDPDQVLQILLNIGINAIQACQPGGTVSLRAERHRDQVEIRVTDDGSGIPKEHLLDVVQPFFTMKSKGTGLGLTISQQLVESNNGSINIESAPQEGTTITLKFPATKSETSKEETSKNAPPDQDSDR encoded by the coding sequence GTGGCCGGATTTCATTGGTCCGGAAATCAACGACTAAGCCTTGTAGGCCGATATACCCTGTTATCGGTCGGTGTTGTCGTGTGCGCGCTTCTGGCACTCAGTTTCTTTTATCAGCGCTTTTCCAATGAACTGATTGACCGTCTGACAGGTGAACGGCTCAGCGCGCAGGTCGCTGCGACATCAAACAAGCTTTCTGCCTTTCTTGATGCGCGCATCTATCAGTTGGTCACCCTGTCAAACCACCCGGCCCTGCCGGCCTTTATTGAATCGCCGAACTCCCCACAAGCTGAAGAAGCCCTGACACTGCTTCGGGTCGAGGCGGATTCCCCCGACCTTTATGGCGTGCTGTTTTTTGACTGGTACGACAACCTTGATCGACTGGTCGCAGGGCAAGCGGCATCCGGCCCGCCTTACTGGTCGAAATACGGCTGGGATATTTCCGGCCTGCCGCGTGTTGAGCATGAAGGTATTGAATTTATCGGCCCCAAATTGCCCGACAATGGCAATTCCGGGTGGATTTTAATGCGCGCGCATATTCGCGACACCGGTTTGGGGCAGAACACGTCTGTGGCCCTGCATGTGCGTCTGGCATCGTTGACCGAGCTTCTGGCGAGTGCCGGGGTATCGGGCGTGATTGACCCGCTTTTACGCACACCGGGCGGTATTGTTCTTGATGCCACCGGACGTCCGACCGAGGTCAATGGCGAACTGATCGAAGGCCCCAGCATCCTGCCCGGCTGGAACCTGGTGATGAGTGTGCGACCGGGCACTATCCTGCAACCGATTGATGAAACGCGCTTTTGGCTGACGGTGACGGCCGCTGTCATCATTGTGGTTATTCTTGCGATCTTTTTTGCCCTGTCGCGCAGCCTGCGGCGGCGGGTCGATACACTTGTTCAGGGAGCACATAGTATTGCATCAGGCGATCTGTATTACCGCCTGCCCGAAGGTCGCCGTCGCGATGAAATCAGCACGGTCGCCAAGGCCTTCAACACCATGGCGTGGCAGCTTAAAGACCTGATTGATCGGACAGTGCGCGCCGAAAAACTTGCCGTTCTGGGCCAGTTTGCCACCGGTGTGGCGCATGAGGTCCGCAATCCGCTGGCGACGATGAAAACCACCGTTCAGGCCCTTGTGCGCAAGGAACCCGATGGCGAGCGCAAAACACTGTTGGATGATATGGGCCACCAGATTGATCGTCTGTCACGCGTGGTGAATGATCTTCTGGCTTATGGCCGACCCGGTGAAGCCTGCCCGCAGAACACCGAGGTACGGGATCTGTTTCGTCAGTCATCGCGCGTCCTGACCCCGGTCGCCGAAGAGGCGCAAGTCCGGTTTTACACCAGCGGCGATTCCCGCCTGACGATCTTTGTCGACCCGGATCAAGTGCTGCAGATCCTGCTGAATATCGGGATCAATGCCATTCAGGCCTGTCAGCCCGGCGGCACGGTGAGCCTGCGCGCAGAGCGCCACCGGGATCAGGTCGAGATCCGCGTCACCGATGATGGTTCGGGCATCCCCAAAGAGCATTTGCTTGACGTCGTGCAGCCATTTTTTACCATGAAAAGCAAAGGAACCGGACTTGGCCTGACAATCAGCCAACAACTGGTCGAATCAAATAACGGTTCAATCAATATTGAAAGTGCCCCGCAAGAGGGCACGACAATCACATTGAAGTTCCCGGCAACGAAATCGGAAACTTCAAAGGAGGAAACATCGAAAAATGCCCCGCCAGATCAGGATTCTGATCGTTGA
- a CDS encoding sigma-54 dependent transcriptional regulator, producing the protein MPRQIRILIVDDEESFVRSLSFALRTEGMDVTGVHSGEDAFLQVRENKFDIILLDLRLPGADGMEVLDSIRKLDIDVPVIMISAHGDTRAAVKAVKLGAADYLSKPFELDELIHTINTTLDQNRTALELDYHRKRNVPTNGLIGECTPMRELRTTIDRVAQSSASRILLQGESGTGKALVARAIHGQSPRASNAFIEVNCAALPEQLIESELFGAEKGSYTGAHQKRTGLVRLADGGSLFLDEIGELPLALQAKFLHFLENGDYRPVGSEHSASADVRVIAATNRDLAEEVRLGNFREDLFYRLNVITIDIPALRHRGEDIIKLVDHFADRQAKAEGCHPIHFDDATLDLLRHHRWRGNVRELKNLIERLTILYPSKQISPDLLPAEFHVTDDNPDDLHGRVSDGNAQLQDRMDNTERHLVQDALDQADGHKGRAAEILGISRHALKRRLQRLGLQ; encoded by the coding sequence ATGCCCCGCCAGATCAGGATTCTGATCGTTGACGATGAGGAATCATTCGTCCGATCGCTAAGCTTTGCGCTTCGTACCGAAGGCATGGATGTCACCGGCGTCCATTCCGGTGAAGATGCGTTTTTGCAAGTCCGTGAAAACAAGTTCGATATCATCCTGCTTGATCTGCGCCTGCCCGGTGCCGATGGCATGGAGGTCCTTGATAGCATCCGCAAACTTGATATCGACGTGCCCGTCATCATGATTTCCGCGCATGGCGATACCCGTGCGGCGGTGAAGGCCGTCAAACTCGGTGCAGCCGATTACCTTAGCAAGCCGTTCGAACTTGATGAGCTGATCCACACCATCAACACCACCCTTGATCAGAACCGCACCGCACTTGAACTTGATTACCACCGCAAGCGCAATGTCCCGACCAATGGCCTGATTGGTGAATGCACGCCGATGCGTGAATTGCGCACAACGATTGACCGTGTCGCGCAAAGCAGTGCCAGCCGCATCCTGTTGCAAGGGGAGTCCGGGACCGGCAAGGCGCTGGTTGCGCGTGCCATTCACGGCCAAAGCCCGCGTGCTTCCAACGCCTTTATCGAAGTCAACTGTGCCGCCCTGCCAGAACAGCTGATTGAAAGCGAACTGTTTGGCGCCGAAAAGGGCTCCTACACCGGCGCGCATCAGAAACGCACCGGCCTTGTCCGTCTTGCCGATGGTGGCAGTCTGTTTCTGGATGAAATCGGCGAACTGCCGCTGGCGCTGCAGGCGAAGTTTTTGCACTTCCTTGAAAACGGCGACTATCGCCCGGTCGGGAGCGAACATTCCGCATCGGCCGATGTCCGCGTAATTGCCGCGACCAACCGCGACCTTGCCGAGGAAGTCCGTCTGGGCAATTTCCGTGAAGACCTGTTTTACCGTCTAAATGTCATCACCATTGATATTCCAGCACTGCGCCACCGCGGCGAGGACATTATCAAACTGGTCGATCATTTCGCCGATCGTCAGGCCAAGGCCGAAGGATGCCATCCGATCCATTTTGACGATGCAACCCTTGATCTGCTACGCCATCATCGCTGGCGCGGCAATGTGCGCGAACTTAAAAACCTGATTGAGCGTCTGACCATTCTTTATCCATCCAAACAGATTTCGCCGGACCTGCTGCCGGCTGAATTCCACGTCACGGATGATAACCCGGATGATCTGCATGGCAGAGTTTCGGATGGTAATGCGCAATTGCAGGACCGCATGGACAACACCGAGCGTCATCTGGTGCAAGATGCGCTTGATCAGGCCGACGGTCACAAAGGCCGTGCGGCAGAAATACTTGGTATTTCACGTCATGCCCTGAAACGCCGACTACAAAGGCTGGGCCTGCAATAA
- a CDS encoding ABC transporter substrate-binding protein, with protein sequence MEMLKHPVSGCITIIVATFALFAANTAQAERFELGASAQNADAVIGCLYPMTGRSATYGRDSISGIKIALQDLEAEAKSGLDVPNLRVIADDPRSKASYAVRLAQDFITNDNAKFFCGIVSSGVAHAVSDLAKNEKIIMVGTDHASSRLSIEAGHDYYFRVTNDSWTSMAAGARYLRDLQKETGWKRLAFVGPDYDYGHVSWTDLQLALDELGVEYETVGDLWPKLYEPDYSIYINALQSAKADVVVTALWGGDFIAFIKQAASTRFFETTRLANFDTGANYDVMMALGDQPYPGLILSARHHNNWPDTGRNKRFVKQFHDMTGRYPTYAAEGAYTGIIAIARAIEKAGGIDDDRALITALEGLQLALPEDPPGFASYIDPETHQIVQAQAVGTVVHNEDFPPSKLMVGNWAIYDAEDLKPSKEMVKRRRDAVAGGSEAVPPPTP encoded by the coding sequence ATGGAGATGCTCAAACACCCGGTTTCCGGGTGCATCACCATTATTGTAGCTACGTTCGCACTGTTTGCGGCCAATACCGCACAGGCAGAACGTTTTGAGCTGGGCGCATCTGCACAGAACGCAGATGCTGTCATCGGCTGTTTGTACCCGATGACCGGACGGTCGGCCACCTATGGCCGCGACAGTATTTCCGGCATCAAGATCGCCCTTCAGGACCTCGAAGCCGAAGCAAAATCCGGCCTGGATGTGCCCAATCTGCGCGTCATCGCTGATGACCCGCGATCAAAGGCATCCTATGCAGTCCGTCTGGCACAGGATTTCATCACCAATGACAATGCCAAGTTCTTCTGCGGCATCGTGTCATCGGGTGTGGCCCACGCCGTAAGCGATCTCGCCAAGAACGAAAAAATCATCATGGTCGGTACTGATCATGCGTCATCGCGGCTCAGCATCGAGGCTGGTCACGATTATTACTTCCGCGTCACCAATGACAGCTGGACGTCGATGGCCGCCGGTGCGCGTTATTTACGTGATCTGCAAAAGGAAACCGGCTGGAAACGCCTTGCCTTTGTCGGACCGGATTATGATTACGGTCATGTTTCCTGGACGGATCTGCAACTCGCCCTTGATGAGCTGGGTGTCGAATATGAAACCGTCGGCGATCTGTGGCCGAAGCTCTATGAGCCGGATTATTCGATTTACATCAACGCCCTGCAATCGGCCAAGGCCGACGTGGTCGTAACCGCCCTTTGGGGCGGGGATTTCATCGCCTTTATCAAACAGGCGGCATCAACCCGTTTCTTTGAAACCACCCGTCTGGCCAATTTCGATACCGGTGCAAATTACGATGTGATGATGGCCCTTGGTGATCAGCCCTATCCGGGTTTGATCCTGTCGGCGCGCCATCACAATAACTGGCCCGACACCGGACGTAACAAGCGGTTCGTCAAACAGTTTCACGACATGACCGGGCGTTATCCGACCTATGCGGCCGAAGGCGCCTATACCGGGATCATCGCCATTGCACGCGCCATTGAAAAGGCTGGCGGCATTGACGATGACCGCGCGCTCATCACCGCACTTGAAGGATTGCAACTGGCCCTGCCCGAAGATCCGCCGGGATTTGCATCCTATATCGATCCCGAAACTCACCAGATTGTCCAGGCGCAAGCCGTGGGCACGGTCGTCCACAACGAAGACTTTCCGCCATCGAAACTGATGGTGGGGAACTGGGCGATCTACGATGCCGAAGACCTCAAACCATCAAAAGAGATGGTCAAACGTCGCCGCGATGCCGTGGCCGGCGGGTCAGAGGCAGTTCCACCGCCAACTCCATGA